In Trichomycterus rosablanca isolate fTriRos1 chromosome 2, fTriRos1.hap1, whole genome shotgun sequence, the genomic window taaatctacactgctatacaagctgtacactgactactctaagttatatccaagtttcatgtctatagtgttgtcccatgaaaagatataatacaatatttgcagaaatgtgaggggtgtactcacttttgtgatacactgtatatggaggataaaattataataagaaTTATTTACCTGGTATTAAAaagctgagcctttgccatattaatgtttaataagTATTTTATGTTTAAAGTTGTGATCATACGATCACTGTAAAGTACTGCAAAAACAGGATGTGAAATCATTACTTTTGGAAACTGAATGTAAAATGCAGAAATATTTTCTCTTTATTACTTACTTTTGACCTGTGGTTTGTCTCTGGAACTATGGCTGGCACTGCTGCTGGGAACATGAGAATAAGAGGACTCGGCAGGGCTGCTGTGGGAGGACTGGCCATTGTTATTCGACTGACTGTGGGAGCTATATGACGTTGATGGTCTGATTCTGAAACAGATGCAATATTAAATATTGTCGGCTGAGTTCACACTAATTCACAACACACTACACCATGTCCAATAtttgaaaacaacaaaaatacactacatggctaaaagtatgttgACATCTTTTTAACTAGCAAATTCAGCTATTTTGTGCCTCCCATTACTACCAGGTGCAAAAAAGAATTATACACCCATGCAACCTTCTTACACAGACAATAGCCGTAAAATAAGAGAATCTAAAAATCTTAGTGACTtggcatttttcaacaagtaTATTTGTTAATGTATCTACACAGACTTATAAAAACTCTGTTACAATGCTCTATCAACTTGTAAACTGCATATGGAAGCCATGTTAGCACATGTCAGAACGAATTGTCAGAATCTTCGAGGACTGGGATTTTCTGAGTAGCTGTACACAAGACCATGAAAAAAGTGAGCAATGCCAAGTCATGGCTGGTGTAGAATAAAGCAAGCCATAACTGGAGTTGGAGCAGTGAAAACACATTCTCTAGTGTAATTGATATTGCTTTAAAGTTTGACAGATCAAATTTGGGCTTGGCATGTAGCAAGACAAAGTTACAGTTTGCTACCATATTGCTAACTGTGTAGTTTGTTGGAAAGAAGAGTGGAGGTTAAATCAGTAAATGTGGTATTAACTTAATTTTACTATACATggtttaggataaaatgttatTGAttgggtgttcacatacttttccCTATATAGTGCAATCTGACAGTGACTGGGAGTGAACTAGCTCATGTAAgatatatataagtatataaaatCAACTTGCTTGACTTGGATGGGAGCGGCAGCAGAATTGCTACTGCTGGTGGAACCGTCTTTCGTGCCAAATTTCTCCTGTCTCTTTCGAACATCACGAGGGGGCTTGACTGCTGAATTTACAAATGCCATTTTTACTTGTCGACCTGTAAGGAAAGTAAATTTACCATTAGTATTTTACTTAAATACAGCCGGTAAACACATTCATGTATATGCTTtagcataaaatacattttgtcacATCAAAATCAAATAATCATTATGTAGTTTCTCTAAACTCTTTAGTAAAACCCTCATGGAAAGAACTGGTAATACCTTTGGGTTTATTGGCATGGGCTGAGCTGATGTTCTTTGTAAGCTTGCGTAGATGGTCTTCCCGTTCTTGGTATAGGCGCAGATACATTTCTCTCCAGGACTCGTACTCTTGAGGAGACTTAGTCTTAAAGTCCCGCTGGCAGTGTCGCATCCACAGATCATCCGATTCCTCAGTAAAATCCTTGAATGCAGATAATATGAATTAACATATAATTAAACTATTGgatagccacacccattgctagtGAAGACATAGAAATCAACGTAGTAAGAGTTTAGTAGcagaatattttgttaatactgccaaGTCACAATTATTTAACCCCTATATAATGTTGCTAATCTTAAAACCTACAACCAGTCTGTATTACCTGcagggttacaacatgattaaactatTGGGAACTCAATAACAACCCTTAATTTGTATCAGCTgttatgtgttatataaacaccacccattgaagtgttcagggtgtgttgcaaccatgcaAACTAAAGAGCTGTCACACAAGCTGAGAGAGATTATTTCATTTTACCAAAATAGTGAATGGGTAtaagatttccaagaccttaAACATTTGAGACAACATTGGAAGTATTGCCCTGAAGTTCCCAACTAATGGAAGCAAACCTGCCTGGCCGTGGGAGAAAGCAAATGTAGTCCAAAGACATTAGCAATCTCATCAGAAAAGCAGAAAAAACTTACAAAAAGCAAAAGACTTAAAGAATGGCCCGATGAAGactgggacaaatgtgtcagtggcaaccataaaAAGGTCACTTAACAACCCAGGATTTCATGGTTAAATTGCACCACGGACACCACTCTTGATAAAGAATCCGAAAAATACTGATGTCCAAGTCagcaaagcttggtttaaaaaaaatcggTCCAGATTTAAAACCTATACAAAATTTAAAGTggaatttaaagaaagcagttgccgCCAAAAGCCATCAATGTTCAATATGGTGGAAGCTTTTGCACGTGAAGAATGGCTAAAGATTCCataagaaaggtgtcagaagcttgttaacaCTTACTGAAATTGCTTAGAGGTAACAATTGATTATTATAGGCTTGACAATTGCTTATTAGAAGTACTGACACTGAGGGTTAAATAATAGTGCACACAGACATTTGTCGTGCTTGTATGTATAACATTGGTACAGTGGTATAGTATATagtattgggacagtggtagcctagtggctagagctttgggctatcaaccggaagattggcggttcaaatccaggccccgctatgcagccactgttgggtccttgagcaaggcccttaaccctatctgctccaggggcatcgtacgatggctgaccctgcgctctgaccccagcttccaaacaagctgggatatgcgaagagagaatttcattgtactgtacatctgtatatgtatatatgacaaataaagtatatcttattCTATAAACAAATATTCTTTTTCTATTTACTGAGACTTCTTgctgtatatttttattcaatTGTATACACATTGACATAACACCGGCCATtaactaaaactaaaatattTTCTCTGGTGAAACGGTATATAATAGTAAGAAATTGTTGTGTTTGTTATAAAACAGTGTAGAATctttaaaaactacaaaatatcAAGTTATTTTCTaactaaaaatgtattgaatgaGGTCAATAGTTAAAATTTTTGTACTAGTGTGTGTAAGTATTCGTTTACCGGATTGCACTGCTCAATACGAAACAGCTGCTCTGGAGTACACCTCTCTAAAACAGGCCCCAAGATTTCAAAAGGCACCCCGCCAACTTCATCAATTGCTAAGGAAGCAAATATAGTACACATCAGTCAATTTACATTagctgcatatacagtatatatatatatttttttttttatataaaggcacatattacatttttattattatactactacACATTACAATGGTGAACACTTTTAAATTTAGCAGTAAGTACTGACATCTGGTCACCAATTCTATCTGAAATAGTAACACAAGTTTGTTTTCACTTGGTTTATAAAGGTACTCTGTGTTATAAACCGACACACAGTTTGCTTtgttatattaggattttaacatcatgttttacacactttggttacattcatgacagaaacagtagttactcattacacaagattcctcagttcacaagtttatattgaacacagtcgtggacaatttagtgtctccaattcacctcacttgcatgtttttggactgtgggaggaaaccggagcacccagaggaaacccacgcagacagggggagaacatgcaaacacacagaaaggacctgggccgccccacctggggatcgaacccaggaccttcttgctgtgaggcgacagtgccgacACACAGAGACTGAATCTGCTTTTCTTGTATTCATGTGAACcatcaaaaaaacattttgaaaaCCTTAGAAGACGAATTTTAGTGATTTATCAATCTGGAGAAATGTTCTCTTTTTTAAAGGCTTAGGTGTTTGACAATCCACTAGAAGACACTTTgtctaaaaataaagtaatttcagtataaattacactaacaacaTGGACTTGCAAAATGCTAAATACTAAATCCACACTAAACAAATGACTTAATTCATGCTGTAACCTAGGTGTGATTTAAAAACTCATGACCCTTTCTGTGAAATTACATATTatgataaataaacaagcaataTGCCTTTAATAATGGCTTACAATAATGTAATATCGTTGTGGTACTTACAGTCAATATTGTTCTGCAAAACTCTAATGCACTGCTGATACAGGGTCATCATTTTAGGCAGGTATGAAGTCTTTGAACCAGAGTACACCACCATTTTGGAGTTAAGGCGCCGTCCAGTAAAGCCAGCATCCTCCTCATCACACATTACAGGACctagaaaagaaaaaagcaacAGCATTATGACATAAATGAAATTAGGGAAAACTTGACTTCAGATTTGCCCTAAGAATTTTCAGGTCAGACTCAATGTTGTGAATGGCTGCCTGTGAATTAAATAGGCCTAACCTTTGCGTCTTTGAGGGGACAATGGGGTGACATCTATTGAGGGCAGTGGTCTGTAGTTGGGCTGAATCGCTGGCAAAGGGATATCAGGTAAAATAGGCATAACCTCAATTACCTGGCAGAAAAAATCAAACATGTTATAAACATAAGTTAGCAGCGTGTAAGATACAAAAACAACTGATACAATTACATGCTACAAAATATTTTGACACAGAAATGGGGGTCCAAGCACAGCTTAAAAAATTCCCTTCCCTTATTGTGTGCACCAATGCATTCCAGCTGACCAACAGGAACCATAGAGCACATAGACAATTTatccaatttatttatttattctcgaACAGGTTCCGCAGTATTGATTCCACAGTTAGAACAGCTaaccaaaaaaaacataaagacTCATCATCATGCCAGCAGTTAAATATGATTGTGGTAGTGATGTTTGGGGATACTTTGCAGCTTTAAGCCCTAGGTGACTTGCCATAATTTTTAAGGCAAATAAGTCGTTTTTcattactaaataaaataataaataaaaacactgttttgtgtTATGCTTTAGTCGTCAGCACTGTGTCCACGCTGATAATGACTCAACCTAcatttcaagtcaagtcaactttatttatatagcgctttttacaatagacattgtctcaaagcaactttacaaaatccaggaccaacagatacaaaaaaaaaaccaaaaatttACATGACCATGAAGTGCACACTCTTATGATGTAGCAGATATGAAAACTTCAAAAAGATACCAGACTAAAATGATCCAGACGTGGTACTTTTTAGTTAACTTTGGGTAACTTTTTAGTTTGTTAGGCAGTAGTAATTAAGACCTCACCTTCATTCGTTTCTCTGGCACTCTGGGTATGGATACTGGTTTAGTAGATGGCTTAGGTTGTTTAGAGCAAGTTCCATTAGCTTTGCCAGACTTGGAGGATCCTGAAGAAGCAGAAGTAACAGGCTGAGACGGTCGAGGagctttcttctttttcttactAGACGAGGGTTCATCATATGACAGAAATGATTCAAAAGACATGGTGGGAGCTTTATTATCATCATCGTCGTCATTATTATCTGACACTGGTTGTGGCTTCTCTCGTCTTTCTCTGCCTGTAAATAAAATGTCCTCTTAAACACATGGTATATTTAGATTTGTATGTACTAAACCTTACAACCACAAAGGCAAATATGACATTGAGAAATCAATTTCCGTTAAAGTAAGTGGGGATGCAAACACTTACCATCACtgacttttttcttttctccctTACTTTCTAGTTGGGTGGACTGCCGACTATGTTTGGATGGCGTGTGAGTTGCACTTCCTTTCTTTTCTCTGTCCTCGCTGCGTATTCGAGACTCACTCTGACCCTGTGTGTGTCGTTTCTGTCTTGCTTGTTCCCTGGAGGAGCTATGATCTCGTGCTGGTTCCTTCTGTCTGATTTGTTTCCGTGGGGGACTAGGTACTGGCTCTTCTGCTGGACTCTCGTACTCCTCTGAATGATAACCTCCTAAATTTTCATGGCTGTACTGTGGGCTGTAGTGCTGCATGGGTGACGGGGAGTAGGTGTGCTGATGTTCTTCTTCATCATCCTCCTCTTCCCTTACTGGTGGCGGTGAAGGTTGTCTGGGGCGTTTGTATCCACTGGT contains:
- the eloa gene encoding elongin-A, which produces MAEELLEVVEKLQSRLSDSQESRKLLKTLKRLGELPMTVDILVETGVGKTVNSLRKHDVVGETAKNLVAKWKKLVPQSAERTSNTKDTRTHSRTDKTSGYKRPRQPSPPPVREEEDDEEEHQHTYSPSPMQHYSPQYSHENLGGYHSEEYESPAEEPVPSPPRKQIRQKEPARDHSSSREQARQKRHTQGQSESRIRSEDREKKGSATHTPSKHSRQSTQLESKGEKKKVSDGRERREKPQPVSDNNDDDDDNKAPTMSFESFLSYDEPSSSKKKKKAPRPSQPVTSASSGSSKSGKANGTCSKQPKPSTKPVSIPRVPEKRMKVIEVMPILPDIPLPAIQPNYRPLPSIDVTPLSPQRRKGPVMCDEEDAGFTGRRLNSKMVVYSGSKTSYLPKMMTLYQQCIRVLQNNIDSIDEVGGVPFEILGPVLERCTPEQLFRIEQCNPDFTEESDDLWMRHCQRDFKTKSPQEYESWREMYLRLYQEREDHLRKLTKNISSAHANKPKGRQVKMAFVNSAVKPPRDVRKRQEKFGTKDGSTSSSNSAAAPIQVKIRPSTSYSSHSQSNNNGQSSHSSPAESSYSHVPSSSASHSSRDKPQVKKIAPMMAKTIKAFKNRFSRR